From a region of the Cucumis sativus cultivar 9930 chromosome 6, Cucumber_9930_V3, whole genome shotgun sequence genome:
- the LOC101203004 gene encoding lysM domain receptor-like kinase 4 — protein sequence MDSFQFHFFTASLFCFFSFIVSQQPYAGSTTADCAVTHRSTGNLGYFCNTPNRNCHSFLTFRSRSPFNSVSSIATLLGSDPSELSRVNSVNASATFPPDKLVLVPTTCSCSGQFFQSNVSFTTRTGDSYFVIANETLQGLSTCQSLISQNPNVSVTSIKGGERILVPLRCACPTKNQTDMGFNYLLSYLVVFGDTVFDIAQIFESFGADMGIILDANELQGSSFVNPFTTLLIPLKTEPSSTGMKERNSSPPPPPSLPTSPSPASKRTWVYILVAVVGGVVLAAVIGAVVFFACVRKRKKKTEHTPIEIDSFESTEKTSEKKLDGDSSSITLDSISSVVQSVKAYTFKELQDATDNFSSTHLIKGSVYHGTINGDSAAIKKMNGDVSKQINLLNKTNHTNLIRLSGVCFEEGHWYLVFEYAAKGVLSDWIDSNGSNNDRFLTWTQRIQIAVDVATGLNYLHSFTNPPHVHKDLKMDNILLDDDFRGKISNFSLARSAGWEEGEFTLTMHIVGTRGYMAPEYLENGLVSTKLDVYSFGILIIEMLTGKEVSELHRKENLQLTDLLEKVLDQKDGKEYLNHLMDPSLEGNFPTELAVLVMNIAKLCMNKDPSQRPSMDDIVQSLCRILSSSLSWELPNTSV from the coding sequence ATGGATTCCTTCCAATTCCATTTCTTCACCGCTTCTCTGTTTTgcttcttctctttcattgTTTCTCAGCAACCCTACGCCGGATCCACCACCGCTGACTGTGCCGTCACCCACAGATCAACCGGCAATTTGGGTTACTTTTGCAACACCCCCAATCGGAATTGCCACTCCTTCCTCACCTTCCGATCTCGGTCTCCATTTAACTCTGTTTCCTCCATTGCTACTCTCTTAGGTTCCGACCCCTCTGAGCTATCTCGGGTCAACTCCGTCAACGCCTCCGCCACTTTCCCGCCGGATAAATTGGTGCTTGTTCCAACCACATGCTCCTGTTCGGGTCagttttttcaatcaaatgtttcttttacaaCACGAACCGGTGATTCTTACTTTGTCATTGCAAATGAAACCCTGCAAGGTCTCTCCACTTGTCAATCTCTTATATCTCAGAATCCCAATGTTAGTGTCACGAGTATAAAGGGTGGGGAAAGAATTCTTGTTCCTCTTAGATGTGCTTGTCCCACCAAGAATCAGACTGATATGGGTTTCAATTACCTTTTGAGTTACTTGGTTGTATTCGGTGATACTGTTTTTGATATCGctcaaatatttgaatcatTTGGTGCGGATATGGGGATTATTCTCGATGCCAACGAGCTTCAAGGAAGTTCCTTCGTCAACCCTTTTACAACTCTTTTAATTCCCCTTAAAACTGAGCCGTCGAGCACTGGAATGAAGGAGCGTAATTCATCCCCACCACCGCCGCCGTCTCTGCCCACTTCTCCCTCTCCGGCCTCTAAAAGAACATGGGTTTATATCCTTGTCGCCGTTGTCGGAGGAGTTGTTTTAGCAGCTGTAATTGGGGCTGTAGTTTTCTTTGCGTGTGtgaggaaaaggaagaagaaaactgaGCATACACCTATAGAAATTGATAGCTTTGAATCAACTGAGAAGACATCAGAGAAAAAGTTGGATGGAGATTCTTCTTCTATCACCTTGGATAGTATATCTAGCGTTGTTCAATCTGTTAAAGCTTACACGTTTAAAGAGCTGCAGGATGCAACTGATAATTTCAGTTCAACCCATTTGATTAAAGGGTCTGTTTATCATGGCACAATCAATGGGGACTCTGCCGCTATTAAGAAGATGAATGGAGATGTGTCGAAACAGATCAATTTACTGAACAAGACGAACCATACGAATCTCATTCGCCTTTCCGGGGTTTGTTTTGAGGAAGGGCATTGGTATCTTGTTTTTGAGTATGCTGCCAAAGGTGTCTTGAGTGACTGGATTGATTCAAATGGTAGCAATAATGACAGATTCTTAACTTGGACGCAGAGAATACAGATTGCGGTAGATGTTGCAACGGGACTAAATTATCTCCATAGTTTTACAAATCCGCCTCATGTTCACAAGGATTTGAAGATGGATAACATACTTCTTGATGATGATTTCAGAGGCAAGATCTCAAACTTCAGTCTGGCAAGATCAGCAGGATGGGAAGAAGGCGAGTTTACATTGACAATGCACATTGTTGGAACAAGAGGTTACATGGCTCCAGAGTATCTCGAAAATGGTTTGGTGTCTACAAAGCTTGATGTTTATTCATTTGGGATTTTGATAATCGAAATGCTTACCGGGAAGGAGGTTTCGGAGTTGCACAGAAAGGAGAATCTGCAGTTGACTGACCTTCTTGAGAAGGTGCTTGATCAAAAAGATGGGAAGGAGTATTTGAACCACCTGATGGACCCTTCATTAGAAGGCAACTTTCCCACTGAACTTGCTGTTCTTGTGATGAATATCGCCAAGCTATGCATGAACAAGGATCCGTCTCAACGCCCGTCCATGGATGACATTGTTCAGTCCCTCTGTAGAATTTTGAGCAGTTCTTTGTCTTGGGAATTGCCAAACACTTCTGTGTGA